One part of the Archangium lipolyticum genome encodes these proteins:
- the ruvX gene encoding Holliday junction resolvase RuvX gives MRALGLDYGTKTIGVAVSDGLGLTAQTVTTIRRTNLKADLAALGELVREYEAERFVVGLPLNMDGSEGPRAEATRKFVDALTQTLGLPVELWDERLSTVAAQRTLLEADLSRAKRREVIDQMAAQFILQGWLDARRPAHEEHEAYDDDPET, from the coding sequence ATGCGCGCGCTCGGCCTCGACTACGGAACCAAGACCATCGGTGTCGCCGTCTCGGATGGGCTGGGACTCACCGCCCAGACGGTCACCACCATCCGCCGGACCAACCTCAAGGCGGATCTCGCCGCCCTGGGCGAGCTGGTCCGAGAGTACGAGGCCGAGCGCTTCGTCGTCGGGCTCCCCCTCAACATGGACGGCTCCGAGGGCCCTCGCGCCGAGGCCACCCGCAAGTTCGTGGACGCCCTCACCCAGACGCTCGGCCTGCCCGTGGAGCTGTGGGACGAGCGCCTGTCCACCGTGGCCGCCCAGCGCACCCTGCTCGAGGCGGACCTGTCGCGCGCGAAGCGCCGCGAGGTCATCGATCAGATGGCCGCCCAGTTCATCCTCCAGGGCTGGCTCGATGCCCGGCGCCCGGCGCACGAGGAGCACGAGGCCTACGATGACGACCCGGAGACGTGA
- a CDS encoding tetratricopeptide repeat protein, giving the protein MGRVIKYEGGLMDTATTEKLKAFVRGEMTWAEVEGMTFQEARAIAQVGCDLAAAGRCEEARILFEGLVEGNPKDTASRAALGTVYQKLGRLQDAITEYSAALERDPRNPVALVNRGELYLRQGNRQGFTDIANAVEADPNGETSAGRRARALVKAIALAAVEKMKETKAQA; this is encoded by the coding sequence ATGGGACGCGTCATCAAGTACGAGGGAGGACTCATGGATACGGCGACGACGGAGAAGCTGAAGGCGTTCGTGCGAGGGGAGATGACCTGGGCGGAGGTGGAGGGGATGACCTTCCAGGAGGCGAGGGCGATCGCGCAGGTGGGGTGTGACCTGGCGGCGGCGGGGCGGTGCGAGGAGGCGCGCATCCTCTTCGAGGGGCTGGTGGAGGGGAACCCGAAGGACACGGCGAGCCGCGCGGCGCTGGGCACGGTGTACCAGAAGCTGGGGCGGCTGCAGGACGCCATCACCGAGTACTCGGCGGCGCTGGAGAGGGATCCGCGCAACCCGGTGGCGCTGGTCAACCGCGGCGAGCTGTACCTGCGGCAGGGCAACCGGCAGGGCTTCACGGACATCGCCAACGCGGTGGAGGCGGACCCGAACGGGGAGACGTCGGCGGGCCGGCGGGCCAGGGCGCTGGTGAAGGCCATCGCGCTGGCGGCCGTGGAGAAGATGAAGGAGACGAAGGCCCAGGCGTAG